The DNA sequence AGTTTACTTATGTGGGGTTTATTTTTTTATTAAATCTTCTCGCTTAGACTGTTCAATCCATTCTTCAAGTTTCTCTTTTAAAGTATTAAAGCCTTGTTGTTCATCCATTTCCGTTACTGGCATTTGTATTTGACGTTTTTTAGGTTTTTTAGGTTTTTCAGTTTCAGCAGGTGCCTCTTGCGTCGCACGGATAGATAACCCTATTTTACCTGCTCCCTCATCAATGGATAGAACTTTAACATTAACTTCGTCTCCAACCTTCACATGGTCATTAATATCTTTGACATATCCGTGAGTAATTTCAGAGATATGAACTAACCCTTGTGTATTTTCATCTAAGGCAACAAACGCTCCATAAGGTTGAACACCTGTAACTTTACCTACAACAACACTTCCAATTGCAAATTTTTCAGACATGAAAACACTCCTAAACCGATATTCTTATTTCGTTTATACGCAATTAAACATTATATCATAAACAATAAGTTACCTCAAAGCAAATTTTCTATCTATTTTTTTATAATTTGCAAATTGGACTAAAAATATGAGCATAACAAAGAAAACCATTTTAGACGTATCCTTCATCAATAACTAATATATTTTGTATATACCTAACAAGTTGAAGCCTTTACACTCCTAAAAAAATCACACCTACATTTAATCACTAAATATTCATATTTATAGTGATTTTTTTACTTTCAATCATGGTAAAATATTTATAAGAAATGAATGTGCTAGGAGGGAGCTAAAATGGGTACACTCGGATCAAACATTAAAATGTACAGAATGCAAAAAAAGCTAAGCCAGCGGGAATTGGCTATGAAGATTCGTGTCGGTACTGGTACGATTGAGAAATATGAATCTGGTGCACAACTCCCTGACACCCAAACAATTTTAAAAATATCAACTGTACTAGATATCCCAGCACCAGAACTGTTAGAACAAATTTATCAAATAAATTCGGGGTTTGACGAAGAAATTGAACACCTTATAAA is a window from the Bacillus sp. SM2101 genome containing:
- the yugI gene encoding S1 domain-containing post-transcriptional regulator GSP13, with translation MSEKFAIGSVVVGKVTGVQPYGAFVALDENTQGLVHISEITHGYVKDINDHVKVGDEVNVKVLSIDEGAGKIGLSIRATQEAPAETEKPKKPKKRQIQMPVTEMDEQQGFNTLKEKLEEWIEQSKREDLIKK
- a CDS encoding helix-turn-helix transcriptional regulator; its protein translation is MGTLGSNIKMYRMQKKLSQRELAMKIRVGTGTIEKYESGAQLPDTQTILKISTVLDIPAPELLEQIYQINSGFDEEIEHLIKEVGTEKSKLILRKAKEFSEEDFLKVMQMLYDIKYEQK